The stretch of DNA CAGGAAGAGCGCGCCTTACAATATATTATAATGTATATGATGTGTTCTGTGACTTCtaacacccacccacccattcACCCCTTTCCCTCCTCCCCCACATTCACTCATCATTAAATGGTCTATTTTCATGCCTTACAAATGCTGACGATgtgatgctgctgctgcaggAATATTCTAAAGAAGCTGTGTCGCATGtgcagaaatatttaatgaagaatGAGGTGCCAGTCAACTTGTTTGAGGTATGTCACAATCTATGCAATAAcagggggattttttttaggacggggggggggggggtaaaGTGGAATTTTAGCTAATATGAGTTAGAATGCAAAGAATACGACAattatcaatgaattttatcatttttattgattttttgtttaaccctttcgcgtttttttggGTCATTACGTAGATCCAAACgggaaacattttattattccaaTTACTTATGAATTTAGTTGTTTTTACAAGTTacaaaaatgcatgaaattcacataaaagacgccaaagaagacgttctgactaaCAAAAGTCCACTGAAAGCATCTAGATAATAAATATCGTGGTAAAAAGAGCTCAAGTTTCAATGCTTCccgtggacgcgaaagggttaattgaaagattagaaatataaaattcttatccAAGGAattatcatgatttttttttttaaaaaggaattaggataaagatttttcatcgattttctaacaaaatattatcattaatttcttgaaaaatattctacgtaaattttatttttattcaaaatattttagttagaaaattgaaaaattaaattttacctgTTAGAAAATATGGGATAAAACTAAACTTAAAATACGGGATAAAATACATATCGTtagaaaatacatataaaatatctTACGTTAAATAATCGctgataaaagaattaaaatctttgaaaaataatagataTAATTTAAACTTGAAACATGAgataacgttaaaaaattatgaataaagtattttacgttagaaaatcgtggataaaaaaagtaaaattcatgaaaaattatggGATTAACTTCTTTACAATAGAAGTTCGAAAACGAAAGAATGGTTATACTCGTTGAAAGCTAAAGGATTAtttgtaggggagagcggggttaataaagtcacttGAGGGTTtgtaaaaagcttaaaatatcatatttcttagctagatagaacaaaatgatctgagaaagagttgtagggcaagaaatatcctaaagaattgagctatacatttcgccctatctatttgggaaatatgatattttgagctttttctaagcccttaagtgactttcttaaccccggtctcccctacttgTAACCTGGGATAACGTTAGAAGGTGTTTTGGGTGTCCTTCATCAGGTCTACAGAGTAGGGGAATGTGGCCCAATTTTGACCTCAAAAGATCcacgcagaatgagaaaaaaattagaataaaataataagtaatattcttgaatttgatgaCATTTTAGAGctcatttaatgctcttttaactctcataactttttgcatttaaagttttatcaattttagcggattgaaaaaggcTTTAAGATGTCCGAATTAGGCAACGTTCCTCTatagattagattagattagattagatttattgttaaaaattcatgtcTATGGAATAAATTCCACTTTTAGACTATATAATACAATAAATTGTACAATAATTCATGGAGTTGCAAGCGATTACAGTACAGCGGGGGGGGAATTCAAAGTTTCTTACTTTTATACAATTCTTTAAAGTATTTGGAATTCGTGTGAACTACATTCTTCATATCAGTAGGCAAgctattataattttttattgacatATATGGAATTGATCTTAAGCCATATTTTGTTGTTCTTGgcttttttggaaaaactaCATCTCCCCTAGTACGTCTCCCCTTCATGAGAATTTCTAGTAGATTTAGTAGATTtagatagattttttaaaagatttttcaacaataattTGCACGCAATTCTTGAACAAACTAGGAGTTTTAGTAGCTCCTCCAATATTTTATAGGATATAGTGAGAATGAAAGAGATTCAATATAGGGGGTTAGGGTGAGAGTTTAAAGTTAGTGCAACGTGTAGAGACTatatgttaattttctttttcactccctctctctctctctccgtcGAATGCCCTCGTAGCCATacattgaggaaattttccatcatctACGCGGTGAGCCGTTCGTAAAGTTCCTCGAGAGTGAAAAGTACACACGATTTTGCCAATGGAAGAATCTTGAGTTGAATATCCAGCTGACAATGAATGATTTTAGTGTGCACCGAATAATTGGGCGTGGGGGCTTCGGGGAGGTTTATGGGTGCCGGAAGGCGGATACGGGGAAGATGTATGCGATGAAGTGCTTGGATAAGAAGCGCATTAAAATGAAGCAAGGGGAAACATTGGCACTCAATGAGCGCACAATGCTCTCACTCGTGAGCACGGGAATCGATTGTCCGTTCATTGTGTGCATGACCTATGCTTTTCACACGACGGACAAGCTCTGCTTCATACTCGACCTCATGAATGGTGGTGATCTGCATTACCATTTGTCCCAGCACGGGGTGTTCAATGAGAGTGAAATGAAATTCTATGCAGCTGAAGTTATTTTGGGGTTGGAGCACATGCACAAGCGCTACATTGTGTATCGTGATCTGAAGCCAGCGAATATCCTGCTGGATGAGAATGGGCACATACGGATATCGGATTTGGGGCTGGCGTGTGatttttccaagaagaaaCCCCATGCATCGGTGGGGACACATGGGTATATGGCCCCGGAGGTCCTCTCGAAGGGTACACCGTATGATTCGAGTGCTGATTGGTTTAGCTTTGGGTGTATGTTGTATAAATTGCTGAAGGGACATTCGCCGTTCCGGCAGCACAAGACAAAGGATAAACATGAAATTGATCGAATGACGTTGACAATGAATGTGGAACTTCCGGAGTCATTTAGTAAGGAACTACGCAATCTACTTGAGAGTCTTCTCCACAGAGATGTTGATAAGAGATTGGGATGTCGTGGCAAAGGGTGAGTCACACACACTTACACATAGTTTTCTTACCCGCAAAAGTAACTTTTCCTTCACAGTCTTCTTAAGATGGGTCCCATTGACCTACATTTTcatctctatttttttcttttgcttcttcttcgcttcacaattttttatatagagCTGAGGAAGTGAAGGAGCATCCATTTTTTGCGGGAATAGACTGGCATCAAGTGTATATACAAAAGTACACGCCACCCCTTATACCACCGCGGGGGGAGGTGAATGCAGCAGATGCATTCGATATTGGTTCATTTGATGAAGAAGACACAAAAGGTATTAAGCTCACGGAGGCAGATCAGGAACTCTACCGATACTTTCCATTGACCATATCAGAaaggtgagttttctttttattcttttaatatttttctctttattcttTGACATCACGGTGTGGGTGGATGa from Lutzomyia longipalpis isolate SR_M1_2022 chromosome 4, ASM2433408v1 encodes:
- the LOC129795394 gene encoding G protein-coupled receptor kinase 1, producing MADLEAVLADVSYLMAMEKSKSAPAARASKKIILPDPSVRSVMHKYLEKENEISFDKIFNQILGYLLFKDFCENVSEEPVPHLKFYEQIKNYEKTECHDERRKLAREIYDNFIMKEMLSHTHEYSKEAVSHVQKYLMKNEVPVNLFEPYIEEIFHHLRGEPFVKFLESEKYTRFCQWKNLELNIQLTMNDFSVHRIIGRGGFGEVYGCRKADTGKMYAMKCLDKKRIKMKQGETLALNERTMLSLVSTGIDCPFIVCMTYAFHTTDKLCFILDLMNGGDLHYHLSQHGVFNESEMKFYAAEVILGLEHMHKRYIVYRDLKPANILLDENGHIRISDLGLACDFSKKKPHASVGTHGYMAPEVLSKGTPYDSSADWFSFGCMLYKLLKGHSPFRQHKTKDKHEIDRMTLTMNVELPESFSKELRNLLESLLHRDVDKRLGCRGKGAEEVKEHPFFAGIDWHQVYIQKYTPPLIPPRGEVNAADAFDIGSFDEEDTKGIKLTEADQELYRYFPLTISERWQQEVAETVFETVNNEADKVENKKKAKQKQRFDADEKESDCILHGYIKRLGGAFASVWQTRYAKLYPNRLELHSESGSTKPELIFMDQIEEVSSDYVQYKNEQCIQIRFRDGIRDGRIVLTNPDEIGLKEWALSLRSAHKLSQELLGSMAKKAGKIYGTERDISTAASATNKAAIITGNVSGNAFAKSTNGSN